The Microcoleus sp. AS-A8 genome window below encodes:
- a CDS encoding ATP-binding protein codes for MVALTEPYSKLPVPSQPKNHNLRLESTLQELSLYDCQVECSHLGKEVAQTFQENPLLPGVILTEQNQFVGMISRRRFLEQMSRPYGLELFLKRPLYSLYRFASAEVLRLQGETPIVEAARRSLQRPAEMLYEPIVVELEAGTYRLLDVHQLLVAQSNIHELATQLLNEQTQAQLIQTEKMATLGQMLASIAHEIKNPVGCITCNFEFLCNYCEKLMTVLSAYEIEITDISDSLAELKQDSDIDFILEDLPKILNSMGAGSDRLTKIVGGLQYFSHLSETKRQPADIHECIENTLIILNNRLNKADIKILKTYGELPLVNCYSGQLSQVFMNLISNAIDALSDKLSEQSVDFETWQPAIEIRTEIVERSATDWLSVRIVDNGQGMLPEIQQRIFEMFFTTKPVGKGTGLGLTISHQIVTQKHGGELLLRSQPEQGTEFQVLLPLD; via the coding sequence ATGGTTGCCTTAACGGAACCCTACAGCAAGCTACCCGTCCCATCCCAACCCAAGAATCACAATCTGCGTCTGGAGTCAACACTCCAAGAACTATCACTCTACGATTGTCAGGTTGAATGTTCTCATCTGGGTAAGGAAGTTGCACAAACCTTTCAAGAAAATCCGCTGCTACCAGGAGTGATTCTCACGGAACAGAATCAGTTTGTGGGCATGATTTCGCGGCGTCGCTTTTTGGAACAGATGAGCCGCCCTTATGGACTGGAACTGTTTTTGAAGCGCCCTCTCTATTCGTTGTATCGCTTTGCTAGTGCAGAGGTTTTGCGGCTCCAAGGTGAGACGCCGATTGTGGAAGCAGCTCGCCGTTCACTACAGCGTCCTGCTGAAATGCTCTATGAACCGATTGTGGTTGAACTGGAAGCGGGAACCTACCGCTTGTTGGACGTGCATCAGTTATTAGTGGCTCAGTCGAACATTCATGAACTGGCGACCCAACTGCTGAACGAACAGACTCAAGCTCAGCTTATTCAAACTGAAAAAATGGCAACTCTGGGACAAATGCTAGCCAGTATTGCCCATGAGATTAAAAATCCGGTTGGTTGCATTACCTGTAACTTTGAGTTTCTCTGTAACTACTGTGAGAAACTGATGACGGTTTTGTCAGCCTATGAAATTGAAATAACCGACATATCTGATAGTCTCGCTGAACTAAAACAAGACTCTGATATTGATTTCATCCTCGAAGATTTACCCAAAATTTTGAACAGTATGGGAGCGGGGTCAGATCGACTCACCAAAATCGTAGGAGGCTTGCAATACTTCTCCCACTTGAGTGAAACAAAGCGTCAGCCAGCAGACATTCATGAATGTATTGAAAATACTTTAATAATTTTAAATAACCGCCTGAACAAAGCAGATATTAAGATTCTTAAAACTTATGGTGAGCTACCGCTAGTCAATTGCTACTCCGGTCAACTCAGTCAAGTGTTCATGAATCTGATTAGCAATGCCATTGATGCCCTCAGCGATAAGCTATCTGAGCAATCGGTGGATTTCGAGACATGGCAACCTGCAATTGAGATTCGCACTGAAATTGTCGAACGATCTGCGACTGATTGGCTGTCTGTGCGGATTGTGGATAATGGTCAAGGGATGCTACCCGAAATTCAACAGCGGATTTTTGAAATGTTCTTCACCACTAAGCCAGTGGGGAAGGGAACTGGCTTAGGGTTAACCATTAGCCATCAAATCGTGACTCAGAAACATGGTGGGGAATTACTATTACGTTCTCAGCCAGAACAGGGCACAGAATTTCAGGTTCTACTGCCCCTGGATTAG
- a CDS encoding permease: protein MNQLNNAFTLFLSLLVEAIPFLLLGVLLSSLLLSLVEDERKLMESLPRNPFLGAIVGSFGGLFFPVCECGNVPVARRLLLQGAPPPVAIGFLLASPTINPIVIASTYVAFRDQPEIVVLRVLFSLGIAVVISCVFSVQSDLRPLLQSMTTRSMKQPASEREPKGKTSSGNQESKPALLQSGSFLLGEPGAPVRMDTTVLQASLLGTKRSKPLRYKLRLVIENTVQELRELGGVLVLGSALAAAIQVAVPREVILSLGQGPVTSILAMMLLGTIVSICSTVDAFFALAFASAFTSGSLLSFLVLGPMIDLKAIGLMLSVFKPRAIFYIFGLAAQLTFLLTLFVNLRIS, encoded by the coding sequence ATGAATCAGTTGAACAACGCCTTTACCCTATTCTTGAGTTTGCTGGTCGAAGCCATCCCTTTTTTGCTCCTAGGGGTTTTGCTCTCTAGCTTACTGCTATCTTTGGTCGAGGATGAGCGCAAACTAATGGAATCGCTGCCTCGAAACCCATTTTTAGGGGCGATTGTGGGCAGTTTTGGGGGTCTTTTCTTCCCAGTTTGTGAGTGTGGCAACGTGCCAGTGGCGCGCCGTCTGCTGCTGCAAGGAGCACCCCCCCCTGTAGCCATTGGGTTTTTGCTGGCATCACCAACGATTAATCCGATTGTGATTGCTTCAACCTATGTGGCGTTTCGAGACCAACCCGAAATTGTAGTGTTGCGGGTACTATTTTCTTTAGGGATTGCGGTTGTTATTAGCTGTGTCTTCAGTGTTCAGTCTGACTTGCGTCCCCTGCTGCAATCGATGACGACTCGCTCCATGAAGCAACCTGCAAGCGAGCGAGAACCAAAGGGGAAAACCTCCTCTGGTAATCAAGAATCAAAACCCGCACTGTTACAATCCGGTTCATTTTTACTGGGTGAACCGGGTGCTCCTGTACGGATGGATACTACGGTTTTACAAGCATCATTATTGGGTACGAAACGCAGCAAACCGTTACGCTACAAACTGCGTCTCGTCATAGAAAATACGGTGCAAGAGTTGCGGGAGTTAGGAGGAGTCTTGGTATTGGGAAGTGCGCTCGCCGCAGCCATTCAAGTCGCCGTCCCCCGTGAAGTCATCCTCAGCCTAGGCCAAGGGCCAGTTACGTCGATTCTGGCGATGATGCTGTTGGGAACCATTGTGTCCATTTGTTCCACCGTGGATGCATTCTTTGCTCTCGCCTTTGCCTCCGCCTTTACCAGTGGCTCTTTGTTATCCTTCCTGGTACTCGGTCCGATGATTGACCTCAAGGCGATCGGTTTGATGTTATCGGTGTTTAAGCCAAGGGCAATTTTTTATATCTTT